Proteins encoded by one window of Maliibacterium massiliense:
- a CDS encoding FtsX-like permease family protein, producing MKKQAFHRDMRRTISKSRKRFFSIMLITALGVTMLTGLKAACVDLRASADSFYDAQRLFDVAVVSTLGLTEQDVRALAALEGVEAAEGSYSETVTTQVRDQQRSAEVKMLSDAGINAPYLLEGTLPQSAGEIAVTQNYINETGKAPGDTLTIAEDVQRRAEEETDEAWAQDLQQQETPNFTRTSFTISGVVVDPMDVNRAEGAVAFRASSNADYIFFVTPQAVKSDVYSAVYLTLDTTRGLLCYSGAYDARVAGVIDAIEGQIKQQRERARYVAVVGDATAKVDDAQRQMDGEFAQADTQLADAQAKLDDGQRQVEEGGRALAQNERMAGAQFQQAWRTINDGYASVAQGERALAQQEAQLAQGAAQLAQGKEELAQQEAQAKGALQDARAQLEQQQTQCAQQHGALMAQCDDLSAPFGPLWPAQAWESWTAAAKQAALPIAQGDAQARALQQQMAQLAPDTAAYADAARQLAQVQADVQQATQALPEALAPHQQAFFDALAPVLQGARAQLDAAIAALDLQAPQDAARREALLAQRGALDTLEETLPKLALGLGQLEAAQDVVQGQLEALAQQQAKTEATFKAAWEQIASQEAALKEGRRQLEQGCGTLKESRAQLDAGARTLQGEQAAARRQIADGKRTLQDSQRELEEGQSALDEEKRTFEETRADAQQKLQDARKEIADIDMTQWYVQDRTSLSGYVNVQSDAASIEAVGTAFPVVFFVVAILISLTTITRMVEEERALIGTYKALGFTDREILAKYLLYAFAACLIGGVLGDICGFILLPKFVFTIFRTLYQLPAYQLAFQLGRGVGAILLFMLGIVGATVLACRAELKQMPAVLMRPRAPRAGSRVFLERIPLLWNRLSFLNKVTARNLFRYKKRLFMTVAGIMGCTALLLCGFAIKNSVADLMPRQYEQTYQYDLMVGCAPEDNDQMCALLQNDANVADFINVQLEMVKLKNAQGDSESVQLVVVPEGVSLARYIHLKDAHGAQVALADDGIYVTQNAAQVLGFGTGEGVFVQNALLEQRQMPVAGIVRNYLGNAVYMTQRVYENAFTSFAPNGVYAHLSDACANQAAYADALGREDIIRSSVSTQALKRDFYSAFSLINAVVYIIIVMAAGLAFVVLFTLSTTNISERVRELATIKVLGFFDRETHRYVNKETLILTLLGIALGLPAGWGLSSCLTYVLKMPSIYFAVSIHPQSYFLAAALSLAFALAVNLLTNRTLNRIDMVEALKSVE from the coding sequence ATGAAGAAGCAGGCGTTTCACAGGGATATGCGGCGCACCATCAGCAAGAGCCGCAAACGGTTTTTCTCCATCATGCTCATCACCGCGCTGGGCGTGACAATGCTCACCGGCCTCAAGGCGGCGTGCGTGGACCTGCGGGCCTCGGCGGACAGCTTTTACGATGCGCAGCGCCTCTTTGATGTGGCGGTGGTGTCCACCTTGGGCCTTACCGAGCAGGATGTGCGGGCGCTCGCCGCGCTGGAGGGCGTGGAGGCTGCCGAGGGCAGCTACAGCGAGACGGTGACCACCCAGGTGCGCGACCAGCAGCGCAGCGCCGAGGTAAAGATGCTCAGCGACGCGGGCATCAACGCGCCCTACCTGCTGGAGGGGACGCTTCCCCAAAGCGCGGGCGAGATCGCCGTCACGCAAAACTACATCAATGAGACGGGCAAGGCGCCGGGCGATACCCTCACCATCGCGGAGGATGTGCAGCGGCGCGCAGAGGAGGAGACGGACGAGGCGTGGGCGCAGGACCTGCAGCAGCAGGAGACGCCGAACTTTACGCGCACGTCCTTCACCATTAGCGGCGTGGTGGTAGACCCCATGGACGTCAACCGGGCCGAGGGCGCGGTGGCGTTTCGGGCCAGCTCCAATGCGGACTACATCTTTTTTGTGACGCCCCAGGCTGTCAAGAGCGACGTATACAGCGCGGTGTACTTGACGCTGGATACAACGCGCGGATTGCTCTGCTACAGCGGCGCTTACGACGCGCGCGTCGCGGGAGTGATCGACGCCATTGAAGGCCAGATCAAACAGCAGCGTGAACGTGCGCGCTATGTGGCGGTGGTGGGTGATGCCACCGCCAAGGTGGACGACGCGCAGCGCCAGATGGATGGGGAATTTGCCCAGGCAGATACGCAGCTTGCCGACGCGCAGGCCAAGCTGGATGACGGGCAGCGACAGGTGGAGGAGGGCGGCCGCGCGCTTGCGCAAAATGAGCGCATGGCGGGCGCGCAGTTCCAGCAGGCATGGCGGACGATCAACGATGGCTACGCCTCCGTTGCGCAGGGGGAGCGCGCGCTTGCCCAGCAGGAGGCGCAGTTGGCGCAAGGGGCGGCGCAGCTGGCGCAGGGCAAGGAGGAACTTGCCCAGCAGGAAGCGCAGGCTAAGGGCGCGCTGCAGGATGCGCGCGCGCAACTGGAGCAGCAACAAACGCAGTGCGCGCAGCAGCACGGGGCGCTTATGGCGCAGTGCGACGACCTTTCGGCCCCCTTCGGGCCGCTATGGCCCGCGCAGGCGTGGGAAAGCTGGACGGCCGCCGCAAAGCAGGCCGCCCTGCCCATTGCGCAAGGGGATGCGCAGGCGCGCGCACTCCAGCAGCAGATGGCCCAGCTTGCGCCAGATACCGCGGCGTATGCGGATGCGGCGCGGCAGCTTGCGCAGGTACAAGCGGACGTGCAGCAGGCGACACAGGCGCTGCCCGAAGCGCTGGCCCCGCATCAGCAGGCCTTCTTCGATGCCCTTGCGCCTGTGCTGCAGGGGGCAAGGGCGCAGCTGGACGCGGCGATTGCCGCGCTGGATCTACAGGCGCCGCAGGACGCGGCCAGGCGGGAGGCGCTGCTGGCGCAGCGCGGGGCGCTTGACACGCTTGAGGAAACGCTGCCGAAGCTTGCGCTGGGATTAGGCCAGCTGGAGGCGGCGCAGGACGTCGTACAGGGCCAGCTCGAAGCACTCGCCCAGCAGCAGGCGAAGACGGAGGCGACCTTTAAGGCGGCATGGGAACAGATCGCCTCGCAAGAAGCGGCGCTCAAAGAGGGCAGACGCCAGCTAGAGCAGGGGTGCGGCACCTTAAAGGAGAGCCGCGCCCAGCTTGATGCAGGCGCGCGCACCCTGCAGGGCGAGCAGGCCGCCGCGCGGCGGCAGATTGCCGACGGCAAAAGGACGCTGCAGGACAGCCAGCGGGAGCTGGAGGAGGGACAAAGTGCGCTGGATGAGGAGAAGCGCACCTTTGAAGAGACGCGCGCTGACGCGCAGCAGAAGCTGCAGGACGCGCGCAAAGAGATTGCGGACATCGACATGACCCAGTGGTACGTGCAGGACAGAACCAGCCTCAGCGGCTACGTCAACGTGCAGAGCGACGCCGCTTCCATCGAGGCGGTGGGCACGGCCTTTCCCGTCGTGTTTTTCGTGGTGGCGATCCTCATCAGCTTGACCACCATCACGCGCATGGTGGAGGAGGAACGCGCGCTCATCGGCACCTATAAGGCGCTGGGGTTTACCGACAGGGAGATCCTGGCCAAATACCTGCTCTACGCCTTTGCCGCCTGCCTGATCGGCGGCGTGCTGGGCGATATCTGCGGGTTTATCCTGCTGCCAAAGTTTGTCTTTACCATCTTCCGCACGCTCTACCAGCTGCCCGCATACCAGCTGGCGTTCCAGCTGGGGCGCGGCGTGGGCGCCATACTGCTGTTTATGCTCGGCATCGTGGGGGCAACCGTGCTTGCATGCCGCGCCGAGCTGAAGCAGATGCCCGCGGTGTTGATGCGCCCGCGCGCGCCGCGCGCAGGCTCGCGTGTATTTTTAGAGCGCATCCCCTTGCTCTGGAACCGGCTGTCCTTCCTCAACAAGGTCACCGCACGCAACCTGTTCCGCTACAAAAAGCGGCTGTTTATGACGGTGGCGGGCATCATGGGCTGCACGGCGCTGCTGCTCTGTGGGTTTGCCATTAAAAACTCCGTGGCTGATCTGATGCCCCGCCAGTACGAACAGACCTACCAGTACGACCTGATGGTGGGCTGCGCGCCCGAGGATAACGACCAGATGTGCGCGCTTTTGCAGAATGATGCAAATGTTGCGGACTTTATCAACGTCCAGCTGGAGATGGTCAAGCTGAAAAACGCGCAGGGGGACAGCGAATCCGTGCAGCTGGTCGTGGTGCCCGAGGGCGTGTCGCTTGCGCGCTATATTCATCTAAAGGATGCGCACGGCGCGCAGGTGGCGCTGGCGGATGACGGCATCTACGTCACGCAGAACGCCGCGCAGGTGCTGGGCTTTGGCACGGGGGAGGGCGTCTTTGTACAGAACGCGCTGCTGGAGCAGCGGCAGATGCCGGTTGCGGGCATTGTGCGCAACTACCTGGGCAACGCGGTCTACATGACCCAGCGCGTCTACGAAAACGCCTTTACATCCTTTGCGCCCAACGGCGTGTACGCGCACCTGTCGGATGCCTGTGCAAACCAGGCCGCCTATGCCGATGCGCTGGGCAGGGAGGACATCATTCGCTCCAGCGTCAGCACCCAGGCGCTCAAGCGGGACTTTTACAGCGCGTTTTCACTGATCAACGCGGTGGTGTACATTATCATCGTCATGGCGGCGGGTCTTGCGTTCGTCGTGCTCTTTACGCTTTCCACCACCAATATCTCCGAGCGCGTGCGCGAGCTTGCCACCATCAAGGTGCTGGGCTTTTTTGACAGGGAGACCCACCGCTACGTCAATAAGGAGACGCTTATACTGACCCTGCTTGGCATTGCGTTGGGCCTGCCGGCTGGCTGGGGCCTGAGCAGCTGCCTGACGTACGTGCTCAAGATGCCCTCTATCTACTTTGCGGTGTCCATCCATCCGCAGAGCTACTTCCTTGCCGCGGCGCTCTCCCTCGCCTTTGCGCTGGCGGTCAACCTGCTGACCAACCGCACGCTCAACCGCATCGACATGGTGGAGGCGCTTAAAAGCGTGGAATGA